In Hylaeus volcanicus isolate JK05 unplaced genomic scaffold, UHH_iyHylVolc1.0_haploid 12237, whole genome shotgun sequence, the genomic stretch ACTGGAATGATGACGCATCTTATTCTAGTCTCAGAAACATGCATGAAAAGGTAATTCGCCaatggttttcttttttttctaaatatgtcTCTAAAAAAACTAGTACTACATTAACTCAAAgttttaacctttttttttaattcattgaGAAGgatttataaaacatacaaagtGAAATATTGCCGGTGTGGTTCCACATTTCGCAAAAATTCAGTAGGATTTTTGTGTCTTTTCACACCACCACTTCATAGTGTCTTGTGATACATGAAATTCTGACTTTTACAAGTGTATTGTTGCCGTAACATAAACTTTGAGTTGCTTAAAATTATAAGCTAATGAGTTGCTGGTATTGCTGCAATACTAGCGAACCATCTAAAACCCTATCGAATACGGAAAAGGAATTAAATCTTTTAGTACGTTTGCTTTTGTAGTAGAGTCGTTGCTTGTCTCTTTAAATAAGAGTAAAGAAAAACACAAAATGCctttatttcttcttgttaCTTTGAAAGTAGTAAACaaaggaataaaatgaaaaacaatattctttcatatcattaatacaaaaaaaaaaattttactgttgtttttattgtgtacaagttaattttgtttattttctttttttaaatgttttttcaaGGCGACTAATGACACATTCTCTTCTATAGTTCAAAATTTCGCCATGGTAAcaaaatatgattattttttaatgaaacattgtCGTGGCAagcaaatttatgtttttcacAATCAATTGATGTCGTATGGGTAAGAATTGCTGGTAGGCAGCTACAAAAGGAGGAATACCTACGACGATttacaatgaagaaaaaaaagaattatgtgattatttactaaaaatgGACAAGTATTTAttggtaataaaaaaaatgtgttatttatccatatctataaattaaattcggcGTTGATAAACATTAGGaaattacattagaaaaattacagaaaccATTGATGCAATCTGAACCACATGATTCTCGCGTGTATCAAATTGACCAGGTAAAACATTGCCGTTTGAATTTCGGTTTTAATCGACATTTTTTGTAGATTACGGGAATATGGGTGTTAGACAAAGAATCAACACAAACAGACTTAGCAGCCACTTCTTATCTATCATTTAACAAATGTCTTCTGATACGTTTTGAAAATCCTGTTCCCCcgatatgttttattttcacttcctTGTATGAACGAGATCAGTTTGCAATATGCTTAAAAATTATCAAGTAAGCTAGATGCAATACAAaagctttttaaaattttttagattTCCACATTTAAGAGTTAGTGTagctttttaaattgtatacataatGTCTCGTTATTATAATCTTTAATCTagttatttgttttgttttttggtATTGTCAAAGGCGATCTTTTCCTCACAACTACGCTATGAAAGAAAATGGTACCTTGTtgtatgttattatattttctttttaactgtGAGTTCCATGTATTTTTCCAAGTGTGATTTCTTCGTAACATTTCACCTTATACACCTCTTTCAATAATGGAATGATCAGCTTTAAGGCAAACGCAATGGAGTAGTCTAATGgatacagaaaaaaagataGCGTTTTTCGTcacaatctaatttttttccattttgaatGTAACAATCTAAAAGAGAAAGTCTTAACCAGTCTGAGGAAAACCTTTTAATCATCTTATTAGACACTAGTACACATGACAAAACGCGTtctgttacattaaaatagtTGAACGCtttatgatattaaaaatcacGTAAAGTTATCTCAAAACGAATCTTCGTTTAAAAGAtgttagtaaataaaaaaaaattaattattaaataaactgaataaaaaattcataaactaaaaaaaaaatgagtaacAATAATGCTAGTTTAACTTGTTGATccatacacaaataaaaaatattaatttagcaGGGCGTCTAGCTCAATTGGTAGAGCGTTCGCTTCGCATGCGAAAGGTACTGGGATCGATGCCCAGGTCGTCCAGATATCTGTTCTTGTTCGTACTATacatcttaattttttttaaggtaaTTTATagactttgtttcttttaaaaaatgaaagtctTTTGAAAGTCTATATTGAATGCTACGGTAGACTACGTTACTAGGAATGTTCATGTAGGTGGCTACGAAGAACacgtaacaaaaatgtaaagtttTGTATCAAAAGTTAAGAGAGTCCAATTTGGCAATAAGATTAGGTTAAGACAATTTATGAGCAATGTACTACTTGAAAGCTAAGACATGTTTCGTGATGTGTGCGTGCACATAAAGTGAttggaatttgaaaaaaaaggtaCTGTCGATGCTCGTGACACGCTTTCAACTCAAGCTCAGTTTGAGCAAAAACAAGTGGAATTCTATGTTTAATGTGTAAATAGAAAGGAAGCTGTATTTTGAAGAAGCaaatgtatagaaaaaaatgtatgtctGAACGTTATGGAGTTTTGTCATAACACTAAATGTATCAGTGGAAAAGAGAAACactccatttttaatttggtaACTTGAAAAAAACAATCATTGGTTTGTAAAacgttttacaaaaaattaaaaaaaattttagtgCAAAAGTTTTTTCAAGCGAACTTTATAACGAGAATAAAGTTGAATGAAGGACAAGTATTTATTCTGATGCAAGCTGGTTTTATGCAGGTGGATGGTACATCGTGAAGCAACAGTCCTGAATTGAATGTTGAGGTTTGTTTGACAATGAATgatcaaaataattcaagagaAACACGTATTACATATGGTTCTATAGATCCCAACGTGGTGGCAGCATTGAAATCAACCGAAACCACACACGCTGCAA encodes the following:
- the LOC128883944 gene encoding uncharacterized protein LOC128883944 isoform X1, translated to MSCWYCCNTSEPSKTLSNTEKELNLLATNDTFSSIVQNFAMAATKGGIPTTIYNEEKKELCDYLLKMDKYLLEITLEKLQKPLMQSEPHDSRVYQIDQITGIWVLDKESTQTDLAATSYLSFNKCLLIRFENPVPPICFIFTSLYERDQFAICLKIIKRSFPHNYAMKENGTLLYVIIFSF
- the LOC128883944 gene encoding uncharacterized protein LOC128883944 isoform X2, encoding MSCWYCCNTSEPSKTLSNTEKELNLLATNDTFSSIVQNFAMAATKGGIPTTIYNEEKKELCDYLLKMDKYLLEITLEKLQKPLMQSEPHDSRVYQIDQITGIWVLDKESTQTDLAATSYLSFNKCLLIRFENPVPPICFIFTSLYERDQFAICLKIIKRSFPHNYAMKENV